The stretch of DNA TCACTATGATTTGTCTAGAAGATGACTATGAAAACACCTGGAACACCGGCTTCAAAGATAGAGAGGACACCGGTGTCAACACCGGGAGGGCCAAGAGCGAGGGAGGACAAGATTGTGGTTACAGTAAGGTTAAGGCCTTTAAACAGAAGAGAACAATTGGCTAAAGATCAGGTGGCATGGGATTGTATCGATGATTATACTATTATGTATAAACCGCCCCCACATGAACGTGCTGCTCAACCATCATCATTTACTTTTGGTATTCACATTATCAATTCCAAGTTTCGTTTATAATTTAAGTAATGTTACCTTGGCATTTAAGTAATTGTTAGTATTGGTTTTCTTACTGCAGACAAAGTTTTCGGTCCTGCTTCTGTAACCGAGGCAGTGTATGAAGAGGGAGTGAAGAATGTCGCCTTATCTGCACTGATGGGGATCAATGGTATTGTATTAGATATTTATATCATTGTGTCCTCACCTAGCTTATGATTTTTGCCTTTCGTAGAGAGACTCACTGCATGCTTATTTTGTTGTAGCTACTGTTTTTGCTTATGGACAAACTAGCAGTGGAAAGACATACACTATGAGAGGAATTACAGAGAAGGCTGTCAAtgatatttataatcatataatGAATGTAAGTTTGCTGAAATCTTCCATATGGGCTTTGTTTTATATCGGTTCGACCACTTGGAATCTTCATATATCGTATGAAAACTGTTTTTTTGTAATGAACTTCAAGGGTtgctaatttttctttttcaattttcatgattACAGAACCCTGAAAGAAATTTCACAATAAAAATATCTGGACTCGAAATATACAATGAGAACGTGAGGGACTTGTTAAATACAGAACCTGGTCGAAGTTTGAAGCTTCTAGATGATCCTGAGGTAATATATTTGTgtacatttttcaatttttaagtgTTGAATTCAGTAGCTTCATTGTCCTGAATTTTGGAagaatttcatatttcatatattttccAAACTCTTTAACTTTTATGAGTTACCAAATTCAGAAGCTTCCATGTCTTGGATTTAGAATCTCatattttatatctttcataATCTTGTTTTACCTTTTTATTTAACGAGTTAGCAATCCAGTAGCTTTTCTGGAATTTGGAAATCTATCTATATTTTAATATCATTTGCGTAATGTAGAAAGGTACTGTGGTTGAGAAATTGGTGGAAGAAACAGCAAAGGATGACCAACACTTGAGACATTTGATCTCCATTTGTGAAGGTAGGATACTCTCTTAGGCTTGCAATGAGGTAACATGTTTCTTTATTCAAACAActtaaaatatttactttgattCTATTGGCAGCTCAAAGACAGGTGGGCGAAACTGCTCTGAATGATAACAGCTCGAGGTCTCACCAGATAATAAGACTGGTCAGTGATAGTAATATTCATTGCTGGAATTTGAAGAAGTTGATTCTTTTCACCTCCATTCACTCTTGTAACTAATATGGAAACACTTTTGGTTTATATTGCAGACAATTCAAAGTACGCTTCGTGAAACAGCAGATTGTGTGAAATCTTTTGTTGCTACCCTGGTAACTGAAGTTTCCCCTAATCTACTTTAAAATGGATATATTAGTTCTCATTTACTGAAAATTTTTTCTGATTGAATACAGAACTTCGTTGATCTGGCTGGAAGTGAGAGGGCTGCACAAACACATGCAGATGGAACTAGGCTCAAAGAAGGCTGCCATATTAACCTTAGCTTGATGACTCTTACAACTGTTATCAGGAAGCTCAGGTCAGAGTTGCTATTTGATTTCAGGAAGTTGATTGAGTTGTTATAAAGTTCTGTTACCACTTTGTAGTGCCATTAGAATTAAGTACCTCTTGAGATTTCTATGTCTGATTGTTTTTTGTATCATCATATGCAGTGTTGGAAAAAGAAGCGGCCATATACCTTATAGAGATTCGAAGCTCACACGTATATTGCAACATTCTCTTGGTGGGAATGCACGCACTGCCATCATATGTACTTTGAGTCCAGCCCTAAGTCATGTAGAGCAATCGCGAAACACTCTCTACTTTGCTACCCGGGCAAAGGAAGTTACAAATAATGCTCAAGTAAACATGGTAACTACCTGTTCAAAGTAACCtcgatgtttttttttatacttctCCTCTAACTAGAACTAAGCATATCATCTTGTTTGAATGTTATGCGTAGGTCGTACCAGAAAAGCAGCTTGTTAAACACTTGCAAAAAGAAGTGGCGAGGCTGGAGGCAGTTCTACGCACTCCTGATCCATCTAAAGAAAAGGATTGGAAAATTCAACAGGTAAATTTAATAATGAAAAcggctgttacaaaaaaaatataataccaTAGTACTGATATTGTTAGCCAATTATTCTAGATGGAAATGGAAATTGAAGAGCTGAGACGTCAGAGAGATCAAGCACAAACTGAAGTGGATGAGTTACGAAGAAAGCTTCAAGAAGACCAGCAGGTCACAAAGCCAGTTGAAGCAGCACATTCTTCAGTCAAGAAGTGCCTATCTTTCACTGGCGCACTATCATCACCAAAACCAGGGTTAGGGTGTGAGAGAGTGAGAAACACGTCATTAAGACAGTCCATCAGGCAATCGTCTACTGCTCCTTTTACCCTTATGCATGAAATTCGCAAACTTGAGCACCTCCAGGAGCAGCTAGGCGAAGAAGCCAACCGAGCTTTGGAAGTATTACAAAAAGAAGTGGCATGTCATAGACTAGGGAACCAAGATGCAGCTGAGACAATTGCAAAGCTGCAAGCAGAGATAAGAGAAATGCGTTTAGTTAAGCCATTACCCAAGGAAGTTGTAGTTGGAAGTATGGTTTCTGTCAACAAGAGTGTCAGTGCTAATCTAAAGGAAGAGATTACCAGACTTCATTCACAAGGAAGCACCATTGCAAATCTTGAGCAGCAGCTTGAGAATGTGCAAAGGTCTATAGACAAGTTGGTGATGTCTCTTCCTAGCAATTTTCAAACTTTAGCCTGTGAAGCATCCCCCAAgcataaaaaggaaaataaaaggaaaaagttGCTTCCTTTGGCTTCAAGTAACTCTGGAAATCGCCCAAACTTTATTAGATCTCCCTGCTCACCATTATCTACTACTAAACAAGTTATGGAATCTGATATTGAAAATAAAGCCCCTGAGAACGATGATAATGTTTCAACAGAAATTCATCCTGAGTCCGAGAAGGATACTCCCTCAAAGGGTGATGAAGCTGGTGATGTTACATCAAAGGAAAATACTCCAAGTCCAGGTTACCGCCGCTCTAGTTCAGTTAACATGAAGAAAATGCAGAAAATGTTTCAGAATGCCGCAGAGGAGAATGTAAGAAGTATAAGAGCATATGTCACAGAATTGAAAGAACGTGTGGCCAAGCTGCAGTACCAAAAGCAGTTACTTGTTTGCCAGGTGCATTATAGTAACAAATTTTCCTTGTTACATTGTCATTGCAAATTCTCCATTTCTTGTATTTCCGTCAGCTTTTCACTGATGTCCTTATATTTTGATATCTTAGGTACTTGAGCTTGAAGCAAATGAAGCAAGTGGCCACAACATAGAAGATGAAGCATACCCAGATGAACCGGAGGAACCTCAAGTCTCATGGCAAGTAACATTTAAAGAGCAGCGGCATCAGATCCTTGAATTATGGGATGTATGTTATGTCTCCATTATTCACAGGACTCAGTTTTACTTGCTATTCAAGGGAGATCCAGCTGATCAAATATATATGGAGGTTGAACTGAGAAGATTAACATGGTTGCAACAACATCTAGCAGAGCATGG from Trifolium pratense cultivar HEN17-A07 linkage group LG5, ARS_RC_1.1, whole genome shotgun sequence encodes:
- the LOC123887374 gene encoding kinesin-like protein NACK1, whose protein sequence is MTMKTPGTPASKIERTPVSTPGGPRAREDKIVVTVRLRPLNRREQLAKDQVAWDCIDDYTIMYKPPPHERAAQPSSFTFDKVFGPASVTEAVYEEGVKNVALSALMGINATVFAYGQTSSGKTYTMRGITEKAVNDIYNHIMNNPERNFTIKISGLEIYNENVRDLLNTEPGRSLKLLDDPEKGTVVEKLVEETAKDDQHLRHLISICEAQRQVGETALNDNSSRSHQIIRLTIQSTLRETADCVKSFVATLNFVDLAGSERAAQTHADGTRLKEGCHINLSLMTLTTVIRKLSVGKRSGHIPYRDSKLTRILQHSLGGNARTAIICTLSPALSHVEQSRNTLYFATRAKEVTNNAQVNMVVPEKQLVKHLQKEVARLEAVLRTPDPSKEKDWKIQQMEMEIEELRRQRDQAQTEVDELRRKLQEDQQVTKPVEAAHSSVKKCLSFTGALSSPKPGLGCERVRNTSLRQSIRQSSTAPFTLMHEIRKLEHLQEQLGEEANRALEVLQKEVACHRLGNQDAAETIAKLQAEIREMRLVKPLPKEVVVGSMVSVNKSVSANLKEEITRLHSQGSTIANLEQQLENVQRSIDKLVMSLPSNFQTLACEASPKHKKENKRKKLLPLASSNSGNRPNFIRSPCSPLSTTKQVMESDIENKAPENDDNVSTEIHPESEKDTPSKGDEAGDVTSKENTPSPGYRRSSSVNMKKMQKMFQNAAEENVRSIRAYVTELKERVAKLQYQKQLLVCQVLELEANEASGHNIEDEAYPDEPEEPQVSWQVTFKEQRHQILELWDVCYVSIIHRTQFYLLFKGDPADQIYMEVELRRLTWLQQHLAEHGNASPAPNAGGDELTVSLSSSMRALKREREFLAKRLISRLTPEEREALYMKWDVPLDGKQRKMQFVSKLWTDPFDQKHVQESAEIVAKLVGFCTGGNMSKEMFELNFVLPSDKRPWLMGWNHLTNLLNL